Within Spinacia oleracea cultivar Varoflay chromosome 4, BTI_SOV_V1, whole genome shotgun sequence, the genomic segment GAAGAGTTCAATGGCTTCCCTTCCTTTGCCATGGAAACCATAAGCAGAAATCATTGAGCTCCACAGGACAACATCTGCATCTTTACAGTTCTTGAAAGCTTTGTTAGATTCTTCCAAGCATCCGCATCTAGAATACATGCTTATCAGTGAACTAACTAGAGGAACTACAGAAGTAACACCCCGCTTTATCACTTCAGCATGTATTTGCTGTCCTTGTCCCAGGGTCCCTAGTTCAGAACACGAGCTAACGACACTAATAAATGTAATTTTATCAGGTTGAAATCCCGCCTTCTTCATCAAATTATACTGCTCTAAAGCACCCTCAGGATACCCGTTTTGAGCTCTTCCAGCAATAAGCGTATTGCATGCAATCACGTTATGGATGGGCATCCCTTGAATGATTTTCTCTCCATCCTCCAAACATCTGCACCTCATATACATATTAGCCAATGCACTGCCAAGAACCAAACTCAAATCATGACCACTTTTGATGGCATAACCATGAACCTCCCTCCCACAAAACAAAGCTCTCAAACCAGCACACCCTCGAAGCACACTACCCAACGTAAACTCATCCGGCCGAAACCCCAGTAAATGCATCCTCGAAAACAACCCCAACCCTTCCTCATTTTTCTCATACTGTACCATCCCCGTGACCATCGCATTCCAAGTTGCAACATTTCGTTCAGGCATTTCATCGAACACCTTCCAAGCACTCCCAAAATCACCACATTGCACATAGCCATTAATCAAAATGTTCCTAGACATCACATTTTTCCACGGCATCACATTATATAACACTAAAACAGTGTCCAATTCGCCAAGTTTTCCATACATGTTCAACAAATGATTGTTCACAAACTTGTCTAAATAACAACCAGAAGTAATTGTCAAAGCATGAAGCTGTTTTCCCCATGAAATTGATTTTGCAGAAATACAACCATGAATTAGGTGAGAGAAAAGATTTGGGTCTGACCATATTTCAGATTTGAAGCTCTGAAATGCTTCTTTTAGGCGTCCCCTGGAGCAAAGGTTGGTTAGCACGTTGATTGAGGAAACGTCCAACGGTTGAGTAGAATaagaacaacaaccaattgagcCAAGCGATCTGAGATTGAGCTTGCCCATGCAACCAGGTTCATTGCCAAGCAGCAGGTTATTCTGTTACTCTGTTACATATAGAAATGGGAGTAACAAAACTGTCTaaataataagtttgaaaaataGCAAGTTTGAGTTTAAACTATAAACTAGACCCAAAGCATACTCATAGATCAACAAAATCAGAGGAACAATCAAACAATagttactaaaattaaattttgaaagAATGAATTTACCTGAATTTCTCCTTGTAGGCGGCGACGGAGTGGGTGCGGGGTGGCGAGTGCGGAGCGGAGCGGAGAGTGCCATAAACTTCTCCTCGTAGTTGGCGGTGAGCCGGAAACGCCGTGGAGTTTGTGGTGATGCTTACAAAATTCAGAAGTGGGTGAAACTGTGAAAGCGGGTAAGCGGCTAGGCGAGTCAGGCGACCGGCGGTGGTGGGTCCGTGGCTGGCCGGCGGCGCTGTGGTAAAATGGGAAGAGAAatttttgtactccctccgttttgtGTGATGAGGAAGgggtttattttttactttttattttttttaaa encodes:
- the LOC110783738 gene encoding pentatricopeptide repeat-containing protein At2g41080, producing MGKLNLRSLGSIGCCSYSTQPLDVSSINVLTNLCSRGRLKEAFQSFKSEIWSDPNLFSHLIHGCISAKSISWGKQLHALTITSGCYLDKFVNNHLLNMYGKLGELDTVLVLYNVMPWKNVMSRNILINGYVQCGDFGSAWKVFDEMPERNVATWNAMVTGMVQYEKNEEGLGLFSRMHLLGFRPDEFTLGSVLRGCAGLRALFCGREVHGYAIKSGHDLSLVLGSALANMYMRCRCLEDGEKIIQGMPIHNVIACNTLIAGRAQNGYPEGALEQYNLMKKAGFQPDKITFISVVSSCSELGTLGQGQQIHAEVIKRGVTSVVPLVSSLISMYSRCGCLEESNKAFKNCKDADVVLWSSMISAYGFHGKGREAIELFNQMDQEGLEANEVTFLSLLYACSHCGLKDEGLEYFDLMVKKYGLKPRLEHYTCVVDLLGRSGCLVQAEDMIRSMPTKADAVIWKALLSACKTHKNVDMAKRIAEEVLKLDPLDSGSYVLLANIQAFAKRWDEVSTVRKAMRDRRVKKEPGVSWFEFKNEVHQFTMGAKYHPRSLEIYSYLKELMSDIKKCGYIPDTGFVLQDMDTQAKEQNLAQHSEKLAIAFALMITPPAFPIRVMKNLRICDDCHVAIKYISTVKDREIIVRDTSRFHHFKNGECSCSDYW